ATCCCCTTGCCTGCGGTGCGATGAACGGGAAGCGTTCGCCCTGCTGCATCAGCGGCCAGGAGAGATGTGATGTGGGCATGATGGCTGCGGCGGCTTCGTTCAATGCGGACAGGTCGTCATTAAAATGCTTTGTTACCCAATCCGCGCCGGTATTGCTGGCGCCGCCGGGCATCCAGTAACCTTCCGGGTGGCGGTGGCAGTAGAGCCGGCCTTCGGGATCCTTGATCTGGCGGGTGGTCACGCCTTTCACTACCAGGGTAGTGCCGATGGTAGTGTTCCAGTCGCCGGGGTTCACCGCGCCGGAGGCGATCTGCGAAGCGCAGCCATCCGTCATCCCGGCTACAACAATTACCTCATTGCCCAGGCCCGGGATGTTGCGGACCTTGCCGGCCGGTGTGCCCGAGGGCACCACTTCCTGCAGCCATTCCTGCTTCAGCGGCAGTTGTCCGGTGATATAAGCCGGCCAGCACTGCTGTTCCACATCGTAGCCGGATTTCAGCGCATTGGTGTAATCCGTGATGTCAAACCGGCCGCACAGTTTGCCGATAATAAAATCGGCTGCATGGATGAATTTATACAGCTGCGGCACCTTCTCCGGAAAGTTGTTGAGGAACCACAGCATTTTGGGCAGTCCGCTGCTGGTATTGAACGCCGTGTAGCCCTGATCGTGATACTTCAGCGCTGCGGCTTTGCAGGTGTTGCCTTCTTCCACCTGCCGGCCATCGCTGTACATGATGGCGTTATGCAGCGGCTGAAGGTCTTTTCCCATAGGGATGATGGTGCCGGAGGTGGAGGTGACGGACACTGCTTTTACGGCGGAGAGGTCACTGTCAGCCGCCAGTTGTTGCAGGCAGCGCAGGCAGGCATCCCACCAGGTATCGGGGGACTGTTCTTCCCGGGAAAGGGAGAACTGTTCTTCCCGGCTGCCCAGCAGGTCCCCGGTATCGTTCATCAGCACTACGCGCGCGCCCTGGGTGCCTACATCGATCCCTATAAATTGATTGAGCATAAGTTTTGCTTGTTCTGAATTAAAAGCGGTCGTCGGAAATGTAGCGGGAGGGCCTCATTTCCTGACGATCAGCACATGTTCCTGAAATATCCCCTTGTTTTTTCCCATTCCGCATACAGTGCGGCGTAATGTTCCTGCTCCTGCGGGTACACTACTTCAATGCTGTCATCCATGGGAACGTTCAGCTGCAAGGCCTGGTTGCAGATCAATGCTCCACCGATGGCGGAGGATTGTTGGAAGGCCTGGCGTATCTGTACTTTTTTACCGGTGAGATTGGCGATCAGCTGGCGCAGCACTTTGCTTTGCAACCCGCCGCCACAGGCCCAGATGTAATCCGGGCGATGGCCGTCCACTTCCGCGAGAATGTGGTAGTTCCTGGAAATGGAACAGGCGATGTCGAAAATGGTGGCCCATACAAAGGAGCCGCGGGTAAGCAGATGAGAAACCGGCGCCGGGAAGATGAAGCCGCCGCGGGTAAGCGGCACCTCTTCGTCCGCCAGCAGAGAGCCGAGGGAAGCCATGCAGAACGTATGTTTGTTCTCCGTTAATTCCTTTTCTATAATATCGTATCCTTCATTCGGGTAGAAAATCTCTTTCAGGCGCTGGTAATTCAGTCCCGTTACGCCTGCGTTCGCTTCGAACACAAAGCGGCCGGGTTCAATATCCCTGCTGGTCCACGTACGTTCTTCCGCATCCAGTTTATACGTGCCGGTGAGTTTTACGATCGGTGTTGTAGTGCCGGATACGATCACCATATCATCCACAGCAGGCCGGGTGCTTTTAATAGCGAGCTGCGTATCCCCGCCGCCAATAACGATGCCAACGCTGTTGTTCAGTCCAAGTTGCGCGGCTACCTCCGGCAGTATGTTGCCCGGCATGGTGGCGGAATCCGCGATTTCCGGCAGCAGCGCCATGTTTAGCCCGAAAACGCCGCACAGTTCCTGCGACCATTGTTTGCGGGCCACGTCGTACAGCAGTGTTTCCGAGGCCTGGGAATGCTCGTATCGGATCAGGCCGCTCATTTTATATTCTATCCAGTTGCTGATGCTGAGGAAAGTCTGGCAGGCCTCCCATATGGCAGGTTTGCGTTCCCGGATACCCACCAGCTTCATTGCGGAAAAAAGGGAAGTGGGGTAGCGGCCGGTCAGATGGTACACGCGGCTTTTGTCTTTCATGATGGATTCCCATTCCCTTCCCCGATGGTCGATATTGGGGAGGCCGATGAGGGACGCGCCGTCCTTGCCGATCAGCACGATGCCTTCGCGCTGGCTGGTGGCGGTGATGGCTTTTACCGAAGCGGCGGGAACGGATGCCAGCACTGTTTTTGCGAGGCGCAGCACCTGTTGCCACAATTGCTCCGGCTCAAAGTACAGCGCATCCGGGTAATCATTATCCTTGATGTAAACGATATCCTCTCTGGCAACACCCAGCACCTGACCGTTCTGTGCGGCCGCAGCCACGCGTACGTTTCCCGTGCCGATGTCTACAATTATATATGAATCCTGCATCGTCATTGCATATGTGCTTTTAGTATGGCCTTGTTCGATAGTTCCGCGATCTGCCGGTTGCCCCTGGCAAACCACTGGTACAACGCCGTGTTCATGATCTCTACGTGATGGTCTTCCACTTCAAACGTGGCGCCGGCGATATGTGGTGTGGCGATCACGTTCGGATGGTCGATGATGCGGTAATCCGTTTCATCAGGCGGCTCATTGTCGAACACGTCGAGCACAGCGCCACGGATCGCCTGTTTTTCCAGCACATCCAGCAGATCCTCCCGTTTCACCACTACCGCGCGGGCGGTATTGACAAAAATGGCATCTTTTTTCATCTTATTCAACAGGCTGGCGTTGATCATGCCTTTTGTCTCCGCGGTAACGGGCAGGTGAATGGACACGATGTCGCTCGTTGCAAAGACTTCTTCAATCCCGAGTTTACGGTATGACTTATCGTATTCCGTTACATAGGGGTCGAAGAACTGGATGTTGCAGGGGTAGTTGCGCACCAGTTTGGCGATCAGTTGCCCGATGGCGCCAAAACCTATCATACCGATGGTTCTCCCGGCAAGTTCATTGCCTTTGAAGTGGAGGTACGAATCATGTGCGCCGGCCTGCCAGTTGCGGCCCTTCAGCCAGTCGATCCCCGGAATGGTCTTGCGCAGCAACATGATAACGTTGGAGATGAACATTTCCGCCACCGCCTGCGCGTTCCGTGCAGGGGTGAAGAATACGGGAATGCCCAGTTCCGATGCCTCGCTTACGGCCACGTTGGAAGGCGTGCCACGGCAAACGCCGATGAACTGCAAATGGGGATTGGCTTTGATAACGGCAGCGGTCACCAGGTCGTGCTCCGTGATCAGCGCTTCCGCTTTGGTGGAAGCCAGCAGTTCCAGCAGTTCTGTTTCGTTATATGCTCTTCCGTTGGGTTTCCAGGATCTGTAGATAATTTCGCCGAATTGCTGTTCAAGTACTTTCAATCCCTTCTCATGATAGGGAGCTGTAATCAATATTCTCATGCTGTAATAATTTGTCAGGTTGTTTGCAGTGCTGCCTTGCTGTTATGATGATGCAGGGTCTTTGCATTATCGGGCAGTGTAATGAAACGTGTCAGCACTGCACTGATCACGTAGAGCGCGGCGAGTATCCAGATCACGCCTTCTTCTCCAAGGCTGCCGATGAATATGCCCACGATAGCTGGTCCCACGAATACGGGGAGACCGGCGCCGAGGTTCAGTATGGCCATGGCAGCGCCTTTGTCTTTTTTTACCAGCGAGGGCACGAGTGCGGACAGCGGCACATATCCGGCCAGTAACGCGCCCCAGAGCACACCGGCGGCCATTACCATCCAGAAGTTGCCACCCCAGATCTGCGGCGCATAGAAGAATAATAATGTACTGATTGCGCAGCCGACGCCGCCGAACCACATGACGGTATTGCGCCATCCCACCCGGTCGCCCACGAACCCGAAGATCAGGTTGAAAATGATGTTGGCGGTGAAGATGGTGCCCCAGATCTGCAGCCATTGCGTGGTATCAAAACCATGCCTGGCCATGTACATCGGCAGGAATACCGGAAAGGCGAACTGCGCGGTGGTGTTGATGATGCGTACGATACCGCCCAGCAAAACCTTGGGTTCTTCCTTAACGATCGTCAGCCCCTTCATCAGTTCTTTGGCCTGCGAGCCGGAGGCGGCGGTCTTTTTGGCCTGCGGCTTGTTGAGCACCAATGCGAACAATGCGCCCAGCAATGCCCAGAAGAGCGAGGTCCATAAGGTGTTCAGATGCCCGAACTTCAGGATGGCCCAGCTGGAATAGTAGGCGCCGAGCACGTTCAGCCCGCCGGTGAATACGAACCAGAACCAGCCGACAGCCCGGCCAAGCTGGTTTTGCGGGCTTACATACGCGATCCACACCAGGAAAGAATAGGCAAAGAGCGGGTAACCGAAGCCCCGTAATGCATACGTCAGCAGCATTACGGGGTAATTCAGTTCCGGCATGCCATATCCCACAAAGCCGACCGTACCGAGGATGTACAGCACAAGCCCCATGAACATGGTGCGTTTGACGCCGTATCCTTCCGCGAGCACGCCGGAAAACCAGGCAGAAATGGCAATGGTGATCCCGTACACGGTGAACAGGGTGGCGGATTGCTGTACCGTCATTCCGTGATCGACCAGGTAAGGGCTCAGCCATCCCTGTTCGATTCCATCGCCCATCATGAAGATCATGATGCCGATATAGCCCCAGAGCAACTGCTTTGGTATGCCGGCTTTGTCAAATAATGTTTCGTTGTTGGTTGACATGCTTGTATCAGTTTTTGTTATTTCAAACGCGGGATCAGTTTGGCCAGCCCGGGTTCGGCCCCAGGTTGCTATTCAGGATGATCTCGTTATACGGGATCGGGTAAAAGTATTTATAGTCTTCGAATTTACGCTCCAGGTTATCGAACAGGATGAGGTTGCCGCTGGTGCCTCCCGAGAGTTTGAACTGTACGTTGTCGATCAGGAAGTAGTACACACCGGGCACTTTGTCTGCCGGAATGGTGGTGACGAAGCAGACATCCATTTTGCCGTCTTCGTTCAGGTCCATCAGGGTATTGAGGGCGGGCACATACATGCCGTCATACTGTTTTTCCAGCAGTGTTGCCGTTCTCCAGCGCAGGAGGTCATCATACCGGAAGCCTTCCAGTGCCAGCTCAATGCCGCGTTCCCGGCGGATCTCCAGCAGGGCGGCGTCGGTGATCTGCGGAAAGTAGTTTTGCTGCAGGTAGGTGTCGGCCACTGCGGGGAAGGGCGCTGCGGTAATGCCGGCACGCTGGCGCAGGAGAGCGATGGTGGCGTTCCAGTCTGCCTGGCTGAAGGTGCCGAGTTCTGCTTTGGCTTCCGCGTAGTTCAGCAGCACTTCGGCATAGCGGATGATGGGAAGAGAATTGAAGTTCTCCGCCACACCATCCGTAGCCTTGGAGTCCACAGCCACTTTGATAGGCATATAGCCTGTATAGGTATAGGTGAAATCAGGGGGTGCTGCCGCTCCGTCCCGGGTATAATCGCCGAGGCGGATGGATTGTTTGAGGCGCAGGTCACGGTCCTTTACCTCGGTGACGAAGGGGATGCTGTTATAGCCGGCCTGCGCGGTGAACGGTGTACCGTCGGTTTTCAGATAGGTATTGATGAAGGTTTTGGTAAAGCTGTACCTGCCGCCGTAGGTGGCGCTGGTCCAATACCAGTTGGCGTCATTGAATACGCGAAGGCTTTTGCTGTTCACGGCGGCGAGCATGATCTCGGTATTGTTCGGCGTTTCGTTGATGAACAGGTTCCGGTAATTCTTGTCCGCTGCCCCGCTGGTGAGCAGTCGATATTGATTGCCTGTCATCACCAGGTTTGCGGCGTCAACGGCTTCGGTCAGCCAGGCATCTGCCGTGGCGGAAAGGTTGAGCTGGGGGTGGTATTTGCGGAAGGTGCCTTCAAACAGGCATATCCTGGATTTCAGCGCCAGCGCAACCCAGCGTGTTACCTGGGAGGCGGTATTGTCTTTCGTGTTCCGGATGTTGGTGCAGGCAAAGTCGATATCGGCCAGTACGCTGTCCATGACCAGTGTACGCGGATCGCGGCCTTTGTAGAGGTCCGGATCATCTACGCCAAGTGTCTTGTTATAGTAAGGCACATCACCGAATTTCTTCACCATTTCAAAATAGAACCATGCGCGGAAGAAACGGGCGAGACCGATGTAATGGTTCCGGGCTTCATCTGTGATCTTCGCCTGCCCTACATGTTCGAGGAAGTAGTTTACCTTGCGGAGGTTTGCCCAGCTCCAGCCGGAGGCCTGCGTGGAGCTGAAAGTGCCGTAGATATAGTTGGAAATGGTACGGCCAACAAGGTAGTCGCTCAATGCATCGCTTCTGGAAATATCCGTACCGGTGGGCAGGATGAGATAAAAGGAGTTCGCGTAGAGCTGGAGATCTTTTTCCGTGTTGAATGCGTTGGCGGGAGACAGTTTGTCGAATGGCTTCAGGTCCAGGTCCTGCTTGCAGGCTGTGAGCGCCGCCATAGCTATGAGTATATGAAAAATGCGTTTCATCTCTTCGTTTTTTTAGTGAATGCCTTTCAGATCGTTAGTCTGATTGGTAAGGACTATTTGAATGTCACGTTGACGCCTACGGTGTAGGTTTTCATCATCGGGTAGGCCATCCCGTTGCCGGCGCCGCTGGCCAGCTCCGGGTCTGCCCCTTCGATCACTTCCGGATCAAGCGTTTTCACGTTCCGGTACATGGGGCTCCAGGTCCAGAGGTTTTGCCCGGTCACATAAATACGGGCATTGGCGATGCCTGCTTTTTCCACCCAGGAGCCGGGAAGGGTGTAACCGAGACTGAGGTTTTTCAGCCGGATGTATGCAACGTTCTGCAGGTATTTGCTTTGCGGCACTCTCAGCTGCGCACGGGAGTTGAGCGCCGTATAGCCGCGCAGGCGGGGGAAGTAGGTGTCCGGGTTCTCTTCCGACCAGATGTTGTTGACCACATCTTCAGGATGCCAGCTATATGGACGGTTAAAGGCGCCCCAGAAGAGCGAGTTGTCGGTTCCCGGCCAGAAATCACGCTTGCCTACACCCTGTACGAAGAGCGAGAAGAAAATGCCTTTCCATTCCATGTTGGAGGTGAAACCGTAAGTGTAGCGCGGTTGCGTATTGCCGATGATCGCCCTGTCTCCCGGATCGGAGAGCGAGCCGGCGCCTTCGTTGATCTTTTTGTCGCCGTTCAGGTCCTTGAACTTGATATCGCCGGGCAAGGGCCTGTTGGCGGCGGATACACGGATAAAGCTCTGGTCGATGCCGCGGTTATTCACCTCGTCCATATCCCGGTAATAGCCATCATTCACAAAACCCCAGACATCGCCTACCGTCATGCCTTCATAATAGGTATTGATGAGGCCGAGCGGATTGTTGAAGCGGGTGATGGTGCTTTTGTTGTCAGACAGTACGAAACGTACATCGTAGGAGAAAGGTTGTGTTCCTTTGGTACGGTCTTTCCAGCCGATGGAAAGCTCCCAGCCTTTGGTTTCCAGGTCTGCATAGTTGCCCTTAGGCTCACTCGCGCCGAATACGGAAGGGAGGGGCAAGCCGGTGGTGAACATGTCGGTCGTCTTGCGGGTGTACCAGTCGAATGTAGCATTCAGGCGATTGTTCAGGAAAGCGATATCTGTACCAAAGTTCAGTGTGGTGGCTTTTTCCCAGGTCAGCCCATCGGGTACAACGCCCGGTTGCTGCGTATAATCCGGCCGGATGCCGTTCAGCACACGCGCCAGCTGGGCTACGGACATGGTTTCAAGGAACTGGTAGGGAGAGATGTTGCCGTTCCCGAGGGTACCGTAAGAAGCGCGCAGTTTGAAATCGCTGATGGTATTCACCGGCAGCGTCCAGAATTTTTCACGGGACACGCGCCAGCCTGCTGAAGCGGAAGGGAAGAAGCCCCATTGCTGGTTTTGCGGGAACTTGGAAGTTCCGTCATACCGGCCGTTCACTTCGAACAGGTAACGTTCATCAAAGATATAGTTCAGGCGGAAGAAGCCGCCGATCGTTCT
This genomic stretch from Chitinophaga sp. XS-30 harbors:
- a CDS encoding NAD(P)-dependent oxidoreductase, with product MRILITAPYHEKGLKVLEQQFGEIIYRSWKPNGRAYNETELLELLASTKAEALITEHDLVTAAVIKANPHLQFIGVCRGTPSNVAVSEASELGIPVFFTPARNAQAVAEMFISNVIMLLRKTIPGIDWLKGRNWQAGAHDSYLHFKGNELAGRTIGMIGFGAIGQLIAKLVRNYPCNIQFFDPYVTEYDKSYRKLGIEEVFATSDIVSIHLPVTAETKGMINASLLNKMKKDAIFVNTARAVVVKREDLLDVLEKQAIRGAVLDVFDNEPPDETDYRIIDHPNVIATPHIAGATFEVEDHHVEIMNTALYQWFARGNRQIAELSNKAILKAHMQ
- a CDS encoding RagB/SusD family nutrient uptake outer membrane protein, with the protein product MKRIFHILIAMAALTACKQDLDLKPFDKLSPANAFNTEKDLQLYANSFYLILPTGTDISRSDALSDYLVGRTISNYIYGTFSSTQASGWSWANLRKVNYFLEHVGQAKITDEARNHYIGLARFFRAWFYFEMVKKFGDVPYYNKTLGVDDPDLYKGRDPRTLVMDSVLADIDFACTNIRNTKDNTASQVTRWVALALKSRICLFEGTFRKYHPQLNLSATADAWLTEAVDAANLVMTGNQYRLLTSGAADKNYRNLFINETPNNTEIMLAAVNSKSLRVFNDANWYWTSATYGGRYSFTKTFINTYLKTDGTPFTAQAGYNSIPFVTEVKDRDLRLKQSIRLGDYTRDGAAAPPDFTYTYTGYMPIKVAVDSKATDGVAENFNSLPIIRYAEVLLNYAEAKAELGTFSQADWNATIALLRQRAGITAAPFPAVADTYLQQNYFPQITDAALLEIRRERGIELALEGFRYDDLLRWRTATLLEKQYDGMYVPALNTLMDLNEDGKMDVCFVTTIPADKVPGVYYFLIDNVQFKLSGGTSGNLILFDNLERKFEDYKYFYPIPYNEIILNSNLGPNPGWPN
- a CDS encoding FGGY-family carbohydrate kinase — protein: MLNQFIGIDVGTQGARVVLMNDTGDLLGSREEQFSLSREEQSPDTWWDACLRCLQQLAADSDLSAVKAVSVTSTSGTIIPMGKDLQPLHNAIMYSDGRQVEEGNTCKAAALKYHDQGYTAFNTSSGLPKMLWFLNNFPEKVPQLYKFIHAADFIIGKLCGRFDITDYTNALKSGYDVEQQCWPAYITGQLPLKQEWLQEVVPSGTPAGKVRNIPGLGNEVIVVAGMTDGCASQIASGAVNPGDWNTTIGTTLVVKGVTTRQIKDPEGRLYCHRHPEGYWMPGGASNTGADWVTKHFNDDLSALNEAAAAIMPTSHLSWPLMQQGERFPFIAPQARGFEPDGLSAAERFAAGMEGVAYIERYAYEVIEQLSGEKVKAVFTAGGASNSAVWLTIRSNVLNLPLYKMKHVTGATGAAILAASKTHFSSIMEAAAAMTQIEKEVKPAPAIMAVYENNYIKFIQALKEKGYISGYEYA
- a CDS encoding MFS transporter gives rise to the protein MSTNNETLFDKAGIPKQLLWGYIGIMIFMMGDGIEQGWLSPYLVDHGMTVQQSATLFTVYGITIAISAWFSGVLAEGYGVKRTMFMGLVLYILGTVGFVGYGMPELNYPVMLLTYALRGFGYPLFAYSFLVWIAYVSPQNQLGRAVGWFWFVFTGGLNVLGAYYSSWAILKFGHLNTLWTSLFWALLGALFALVLNKPQAKKTAASGSQAKELMKGLTIVKEEPKVLLGGIVRIINTTAQFAFPVFLPMYMARHGFDTTQWLQIWGTIFTANIIFNLIFGFVGDRVGWRNTVMWFGGVGCAISTLLFFYAPQIWGGNFWMVMAAGVLWGALLAGYVPLSALVPSLVKKDKGAAMAILNLGAGLPVFVGPAIVGIFIGSLGEEGVIWILAALYVISAVLTRFITLPDNAKTLHHHNSKAALQTT
- a CDS encoding FGGY-family carbohydrate kinase; its protein translation is MQDSYIIVDIGTGNVRVAAAAQNGQVLGVAREDIVYIKDNDYPDALYFEPEQLWQQVLRLAKTVLASVPAASVKAITATSQREGIVLIGKDGASLIGLPNIDHRGREWESIMKDKSRVYHLTGRYPTSLFSAMKLVGIRERKPAIWEACQTFLSISNWIEYKMSGLIRYEHSQASETLLYDVARKQWSQELCGVFGLNMALLPEIADSATMPGNILPEVAAQLGLNNSVGIVIGGGDTQLAIKSTRPAVDDMVIVSGTTTPIVKLTGTYKLDAEERTWTSRDIEPGRFVFEANAGVTGLNYQRLKEIFYPNEGYDIIEKELTENKHTFCMASLGSLLADEEVPLTRGGFIFPAPVSHLLTRGSFVWATIFDIACSISRNYHILAEVDGHRPDYIWACGGGLQSKVLRQLIANLTGKKVQIRQAFQQSSAIGGALICNQALQLNVPMDDSIEVVYPQEQEHYAALYAEWEKTRGYFRNMC